The Rhodopseudomonas palustris genome window below encodes:
- a CDS encoding AzlC family ABC transporter permease, whose protein sequence is MTTHVPKAPAYWSRDAIWPGIVAVGPMLPGTLAFGMAFGALCAQKNFTLAEVEVMMATVYGGLSQFVAVQAWPDVLTPSSIAALALLTTTVNIRFFLMTASMRPWFGTLPAWQAYPPLLLVTDGGWLAAMRYREHGGANAWFYLGGALVLYLVWLVSAVPGFLLAEQLADPKKFGVDIAMPAFFAALLVPAWKGPRRAIPWLVSGIVALTVHWLVPGYWFIIAGALSGAITAGLMDEPPAAMSHAGHSS, encoded by the coding sequence ATGACCACTCATGTCCCCAAGGCGCCGGCCTATTGGTCGCGCGACGCAATCTGGCCCGGCATTGTCGCGGTCGGGCCGATGCTGCCCGGCACGCTGGCGTTCGGCATGGCGTTCGGCGCGCTGTGTGCGCAGAAGAACTTCACGCTTGCCGAAGTCGAAGTGATGATGGCGACCGTATATGGCGGGTTGTCGCAATTCGTGGCCGTGCAGGCGTGGCCAGATGTCCTGACGCCGTCATCGATCGCCGCGCTGGCGCTGCTCACCACCACGGTCAACATTCGCTTCTTCCTGATGACGGCGTCGATGCGGCCGTGGTTCGGCACGCTGCCGGCGTGGCAGGCTTATCCGCCGTTGCTGCTGGTCACCGACGGTGGCTGGCTCGCCGCGATGCGCTATCGCGAACATGGCGGTGCCAATGCCTGGTTCTACCTCGGCGGCGCGTTGGTGCTTTATTTGGTGTGGCTGGTCTCGGCCGTTCCGGGTTTTCTGCTCGCCGAACAGCTCGCCGACCCAAAGAAGTTCGGCGTCGATATCGCGATGCCGGCGTTCTTCGCCGCGCTGTTGGTACCAGCCTGGAAGGGGCCGCGCCGGGCTATTCCTTGGCTGGTGTCGGGGATCGTGGCCCTGACGGTGCATTGGTTGGTCCCGGGCTATTGGTTCATCATCGCCGGCGCGCTGTCAGGTGCGATCACTGCGGGGCTGATGGATGAACCGCCAGCGGCGATGTCCCACGCGGGACATTCGTCATGA
- a CDS encoding AzlD family protein codes for MTDMLRSDVMIAFAIMTLVTVASRLGGYFMMRYVEVTPRVRRMLDALPGSIIVAAALPVAVNGGPIVMLALGAAIAVSVLRRNDFLAVITGMLVAALARALGLPG; via the coding sequence ATGACCGACATGCTCCGCAGCGACGTGATGATCGCCTTCGCGATCATGACTTTGGTCACTGTCGCGTCGCGGCTCGGCGGCTACTTCATGATGCGCTACGTCGAGGTCACGCCGCGGGTCAGGCGGATGCTCGACGCGCTGCCCGGCTCCATTATCGTCGCGGCGGCGCTGCCGGTCGCGGTCAATGGCGGGCCGATCGTGATGCTCGCGCTGGGGGCTGCGATTGCGGTGAGTGTGCTGCGGCGCAATGATTTTCTGGCCGTGATAACCGGTATGTTAGTAGCGGCGTTGGCGCGCGCGCTGGGATTGCCGGGCTAG
- a CDS encoding TetR/AcrR family transcriptional regulator has translation MVYRRTHQVVKRLAARRSAILAAARETAAEGGMAAVQIAPVAARAKVAAGTVYRYFPSKADLISELIADVSRDELAAIRRAADAAPGPSSALAAAVTTVAVHVLSHRKLAWGILAEPVDVDVSASRLASRREIAGEIELRIAAAVRAGHLPAQDTALASTALLGAVHESLVGPLAPDNLDDPAKLRDAVQTVTLLALRAVGVMDARARGLVVQAVVPPRSLVGA, from the coding sequence ATGGTTTACCGGCGAACCCATCAGGTGGTTAAGCGCTTAGCAGCGCGCCGCAGCGCTATCCTTGCTGCAGCGCGTGAAACCGCCGCCGAAGGCGGGATGGCCGCGGTGCAGATCGCGCCTGTGGCCGCGCGCGCTAAGGTCGCCGCCGGCACGGTGTACCGTTACTTTCCGTCCAAAGCCGATCTGATTTCGGAACTCATCGCCGACGTTTCGCGTGACGAACTCGCTGCGATCCGCCGTGCAGCCGACGCAGCGCCCGGCCCGTCATCAGCACTGGCGGCCGCGGTCACCACGGTCGCGGTGCATGTGCTGTCCCATCGCAAGCTGGCATGGGGCATTTTGGCGGAACCGGTCGATGTCGATGTATCCGCCTCACGGCTCGCCAGCCGCCGTGAGATCGCCGGCGAGATCGAGCTGCGGATCGCTGCCGCGGTGCGCGCCGGCCATCTGCCCGCGCAAGACACAGCGCTCGCCTCGACCGCGCTGCTCGGCGCGGTGCACGAGTCTCTGGTGGGGCCGCTGGCGCCGGATAATCTCGACGACCCGGCGAAACTCCGTGATGCGGTGCAAACCGTCACGCTGCTGGCACTCCGGGCAGTCGGTGTGATGGACGCCCGGGCCCGCGGTCTCGTGGTCCAGGCGGTGGTGCCGCCGCGTAGTCTGGTCGGAGCCTGA
- a CDS encoding FAD-linked oxidase C-terminal domain-containing protein, whose product MTILMPEPDQSVLARRDEIIAALRKIVPGEGVISSAAEMKPYESDGLMAYRQPPMVVVLPSTTKQVSEVLRYCHQNGIKVVPRGSGTSLSGGALPLADGVLLGLGKFKRIREIDFDNRAVVVEPGVTNLAISQAVDHAGFYYAPDPSSQIACSIGGNIAENSGGVHCLKYGMTTNNVLGCEIVLMTGEILKIGGKAAECAGYDLMGVITGSEGLLGVITEVTVRILRKPETARALMIGFQSVEAAGQCVADVISAGIIPGGMEMMDKPAIHAAEAFVHAGYPLDVEALLIIELDGPQVEVDELIGRVEAIALRCGSTTCQISTSEQQRLLFWSGRKAAFPAVGRISPDYLCMDGTIPRAQLPLVLRRMNEMSEKYGLRVANVFHAGDGNLHPLILYDANKPGEQDAAEAFGADILKLCVEVGGVLTGEHGVGIEKRDLMPEMFSDIDLNQQQRLKCAFDSEGLLNPGKVFPTLHRCAELGRMHVHKGQLPFPDIPRF is encoded by the coding sequence ATGACCATTCTGATGCCGGAGCCGGATCAGTCCGTGCTGGCCCGCCGCGACGAGATCATCGCGGCCTTGCGCAAGATCGTGCCGGGCGAGGGCGTGATCTCCAGCGCTGCTGAAATGAAACCCTACGAGTCCGACGGCCTGATGGCGTATCGGCAGCCGCCGATGGTGGTGGTGCTGCCGAGCACAACCAAACAGGTGTCGGAAGTGCTGCGCTATTGCCACCAGAATGGCATCAAGGTGGTGCCGCGCGGTTCCGGCACCTCGCTGTCCGGCGGCGCATTGCCGCTCGCCGATGGCGTGCTGCTCGGCCTCGGCAAGTTCAAGCGGATCCGCGAGATCGACTTCGACAACCGCGCCGTGGTGGTCGAGCCTGGAGTCACTAACCTGGCGATCAGCCAGGCGGTCGATCACGCCGGCTTTTACTACGCGCCCGATCCGTCATCGCAGATCGCCTGTTCGATCGGCGGCAACATTGCCGAGAACTCCGGCGGCGTGCACTGCCTGAAATACGGCATGACCACCAATAACGTCCTCGGCTGCGAAATCGTGCTGATGACCGGCGAGATCCTCAAGATCGGTGGCAAGGCGGCCGAATGCGCCGGCTACGATCTGATGGGCGTCATCACCGGCTCGGAGGGGTTGCTCGGCGTCATCACCGAAGTCACCGTACGTATCCTGCGCAAACCCGAAACGGCGCGGGCTCTGATGATCGGCTTCCAGAGCGTCGAGGCCGCGGGCCAGTGTGTCGCCGACGTGATCAGCGCCGGCATCATTCCGGGCGGCATGGAGATGATGGACAAGCCGGCGATCCACGCCGCCGAGGCCTTCGTTCACGCCGGCTATCCGCTCGATGTCGAAGCGCTGCTGATCATCGAGCTCGACGGTCCGCAGGTCGAGGTCGACGAACTGATCGGCCGCGTCGAGGCGATTGCGCTGCGCTGCGGCTCGACCACCTGCCAGATCTCCACCAGCGAGCAGCAGCGGCTGCTGTTCTGGTCCGGCCGCAAGGCGGCGTTCCCCGCCGTAGGCCGGATTTCGCCCGACTATTTGTGCATGGACGGCACGATCCCGCGTGCACAGCTGCCGCTGGTGTTGCGGCGGATGAACGAGATGTCGGAGAAATACGGCCTGCGCGTCGCCAACGTGTTCCACGCCGGCGACGGCAATCTGCATCCGCTGATCCTGTATGACGCCAACAAGCCCGGCGAGCAGGATGCGGCGGAAGCCTTCGGCGCCGACATCCTCAAGCTGTGTGTCGAGGTCGGCGGCGTGCTCACCGGCGAGCACGGCGTCGGCATCGAGAAGCGCGATCTGATGCCGGAGATGTTCTCGGACATCGACCTCAACCAGCAGCAGCGACTGAAATGCGCGTTCGATTCCGAAGGCCTGCTCAACCCCGGCAAGGTGTTTCCGACGCTCCACCGCTGCGCCGAGCTCGGACGCATGCATGTCCACAAGGGCCAATTGCCGTTCCCGGATATTCCGCGGTTCTGA
- a CDS encoding FAD-binding protein, with protein MDTLKVRDAQEVEDAVRAAIANEQPIEIVGHGSKRTVGQLMATNAVLELSALNAVTAYEPNELIITVQAGAPMADVLSLIDSKNQQFAFEPMDTAALLGTTPGAGTVAGMIAAGLAGPRRIKAGGARDHLLGANAVSGFGESFKAGGKVVKNVTGYDLCKLLAGSWGTLAVMTEVTLKVTPRPESERTLVLRGLGDVVANKAMTAALGSPYDVTGAAQLPGSALRTTGGALAEIAQPDQSLTLLRLEGITSSASHRAQSLRTALKSFGEADLIEDDASAALWRAVRDVEPFAAAGPRALWPVWRIVCPPAAGGALGEQLSRESGGEVIYDWGGGLIWAALPPATDGHAKALRQRVEKIAGHATLIRGSEAVRAGIDVFQPQPAGLAALGSRVKRSFDPTNILNRGRMSRGSAT; from the coding sequence GTGGACACGCTGAAAGTACGCGACGCCCAGGAGGTCGAGGACGCAGTGCGCGCCGCGATCGCCAATGAGCAGCCGATCGAAATCGTCGGTCATGGCAGCAAACGCACCGTCGGCCAATTGATGGCGACCAATGCGGTGCTGGAGCTGTCGGCGCTCAACGCCGTCACCGCTTACGAGCCGAACGAGCTGATCATCACCGTGCAGGCCGGCGCGCCGATGGCCGACGTGCTGTCGCTGATCGATTCCAAAAACCAGCAATTCGCCTTCGAACCGATGGACACCGCCGCGTTGCTCGGCACCACGCCGGGGGCAGGGACCGTGGCGGGGATGATTGCGGCCGGTCTCGCCGGTCCGCGGCGGATCAAGGCGGGTGGCGCCCGCGATCATCTGCTCGGCGCCAACGCGGTGTCGGGCTTCGGCGAGAGCTTCAAGGCCGGCGGCAAGGTGGTGAAGAACGTCACCGGCTACGATCTTTGCAAGCTGCTTGCCGGCTCCTGGGGGACACTGGCGGTGATGACCGAGGTCACCCTGAAGGTCACGCCGCGGCCGGAGAGCGAGCGGACGCTGGTTCTGCGCGGGCTCGGCGACGTCGTCGCCAACAAGGCCATGACCGCGGCGCTTGGCTCGCCTTACGACGTCACCGGGGCCGCGCAACTGCCCGGCTCCGCGCTGCGCACCACCGGCGGTGCGCTGGCGGAGATCGCCCAGCCCGATCAGTCGCTGACTCTGCTGCGGCTCGAAGGCATCACTTCGTCGGCGAGTCATCGCGCCCAGTCGCTACGCACGGCGCTGAAGAGTTTTGGCGAGGCCGACCTGATCGAGGACGATGCTTCCGCAGCGCTGTGGCGTGCGGTGCGCGATGTCGAGCCGTTCGCCGCCGCAGGTCCGCGAGCGCTGTGGCCGGTGTGGCGGATCGTCTGCCCGCCGGCGGCCGGAGGCGCTCTCGGTGAGCAGCTTAGCCGCGAGAGCGGCGGTGAGGTGATCTATGATTGGGGCGGAGGCCTGATCTGGGCGGCCTTGCCGCCAGCAACCGACGGCCACGCCAAAGCGTTGCGCCAGCGGGTCGAGAAGATCGCCGGCCATGCCACCTTGATCCGCGGCAGCGAAGCGGTGCGGGCTGGGATCGACGTGTTCCAGCCGCAGCCGGCCGGCCTCGCGGCACTCGGAAGCCGCGTCAAGCGCAGCTTCGATCCCACTAACATTCTCAATCGCGGCCGGATGTCGCGAGGATCCGCGACATGA
- the glcF gene encoding glycolate oxidase subunit GlcF, whose amino-acid sequence MKTDFSLTQLADPDIAEADKILRACVHCGFCTATCPTYVLLGDELDSPRGRIYLIKEMLESDKPPTADVVKHIDRCLSCLACMTTCPSGVNYMHLVDQARVRIEKQYQRPFWDRVVREALSWMMPHPGMFRLGMWAARIVRPVAALLPGSHDLTHPTLLSRIKAMLALAPKHLPEPGPDSGTTFPAVGPKRGRVALLHGCAQQVLAPRINRAAINLLTRHGIEVVLAADEACCGALIHHLGRDTRTLEYARTNIKAWLAEIERGGLDAILVTTSGCGTVIKDYGYMLREDPEYAAAAAKVSALAKDISEYVSGLELSSPRPHDDVVVAYHSACSLQHGQKITQIPKELLSKTGFVVKDIPESHLCCGSAGTYNILQPDIATRLRDRKVANIASVKPDMIAAGNIGCMVQIASGTEVPVVHTIELLDWATGGPRPAPH is encoded by the coding sequence ATGAAGACAGATTTCAGCCTGACCCAGCTCGCCGATCCCGATATCGCCGAGGCCGACAAGATCCTGCGCGCTTGCGTGCATTGCGGTTTCTGCACTGCGACGTGTCCGACCTATGTGCTGCTCGGCGACGAACTCGATAGTCCGCGCGGGCGCATCTACTTGATCAAGGAGATGCTGGAGAGCGACAAGCCGCCGACCGCAGATGTCGTCAAGCATATTGACCGCTGCCTGTCGTGCCTCGCCTGCATGACCACCTGTCCGTCGGGTGTGAACTACATGCATCTGGTCGATCAGGCCCGCGTCCGGATCGAGAAACAGTACCAGCGGCCGTTCTGGGATCGCGTTGTCCGCGAGGCACTGTCGTGGATGATGCCGCATCCGGGCATGTTCAGGCTCGGGATGTGGGCGGCGCGGATCGTGCGGCCGGTTGCGGCGCTGTTGCCGGGCTCGCACGACCTGACGCACCCGACGCTGCTCAGCCGGATCAAGGCGATGCTGGCGCTGGCGCCAAAGCATCTGCCGGAGCCGGGCCCTGACTCCGGGACGACGTTTCCGGCGGTGGGTCCAAAGCGCGGCCGGGTGGCGTTGCTGCACGGCTGCGCCCAGCAGGTGCTGGCCCCCCGCATCAATCGGGCGGCGATCAATCTGCTCACCCGCCACGGCATCGAGGTCGTCCTCGCCGCTGACGAGGCCTGCTGCGGCGCCCTGATCCATCATCTCGGCCGGGACACCCGCACGCTCGAATACGCGCGCACCAACATCAAGGCCTGGCTGGCTGAAATCGAGCGCGGGGGGCTCGACGCAATCCTGGTGACCACCTCCGGCTGCGGTACGGTGATCAAGGATTACGGCTACATGCTGCGAGAAGATCCGGAGTATGCGGCCGCGGCCGCAAAGGTTTCGGCGCTCGCCAAAGACATCAGCGAATATGTCAGCGGCCTCGAACTGTCATCGCCACGTCCTCATGACGATGTCGTGGTCGCTTATCACTCCGCATGTTCGTTGCAGCACGGCCAGAAAATCACGCAGATCCCCAAAGAACTGCTTTCCAAGACTGGATTCGTGGTGAAAGATATCCCGGAGAGTCATTTGTGTTGTGGTTCGGCGGGCACGTACAACATTCTCCAGCCTGACATCGCGACCAGATTGCGCGATCGGAAGGTCGCCAACATCGCTTCCGTCAAGCCGGATATGATCGCCGCGGGCAATATTGGCTGCATGGTGCAGATCGCCAGCGGAACGGAAGTCCCTGTTGTGCACACGATTGAACTTCTCGATTGGGCGACAGGCGGGCCCCGTCCTGCTCCGCACTGA
- a CDS encoding TorF family putative porin has translation MKKTILSVAALLAVGVGSASAADLPAKVYTKAPPIVAFDPWDIAFGAAVMSDYVFRGVTQSNHKPSVTAYFEPRYNVTKDLQLYVGTSFESISFANRAAAEVDIYGGIRPTFGAFAFDFGVWGYLYPGGSCVDSNANGSATQCGVGSFPISLLNQNAMKKDVSFYEGYAKVTWTANDMFAFGANEFYSPNFLNTGAWGNYASVTGKFTAPTSVFGSSGVGMYVSGEYGRQWFGSTDAFYGPIKLADYNTWNIGVGFTYKVFTLDLRYSDTDLSKGNCNAFTSDFTASGNTAWTPINQTGVGSNWCGSTFIAKLSADVTLGALK, from the coding sequence ATGAAGAAGACAATCTTGTCGGTCGCGGCTTTGCTCGCAGTCGGCGTGGGCTCGGCCTCGGCGGCTGATCTGCCCGCCAAGGTGTACACCAAGGCTCCGCCGATCGTGGCGTTCGATCCGTGGGACATCGCGTTCGGCGCGGCCGTCATGAGCGACTACGTCTTCCGCGGCGTCACCCAGTCGAACCACAAGCCCTCGGTCACTGCCTATTTCGAGCCGCGCTACAACGTCACCAAGGACCTGCAGCTCTACGTCGGTACCTCGTTCGAGAGCATCTCGTTCGCCAACCGCGCTGCGGCTGAAGTTGACATCTACGGCGGTATCCGCCCGACCTTCGGCGCCTTCGCGTTCGACTTCGGTGTCTGGGGCTACCTGTATCCGGGTGGAAGCTGCGTTGACAGCAACGCGAATGGTTCAGCCACGCAGTGCGGCGTCGGCAGCTTCCCGATTTCGCTGCTGAACCAGAATGCCATGAAGAAGGACGTGAGCTTCTACGAAGGCTACGCCAAGGTGACCTGGACCGCGAACGACATGTTCGCGTTCGGTGCCAACGAATTCTACTCGCCGAACTTCCTGAACACCGGTGCCTGGGGCAACTACGCCTCGGTGACCGGCAAGTTCACTGCTCCGACCAGCGTGTTCGGCTCCAGCGGCGTCGGCATGTACGTGTCGGGTGAATACGGCCGTCAGTGGTTCGGTAGCACCGATGCGTTCTACGGCCCGATCAAGCTGGCCGATTACAACACCTGGAACATCGGCGTGGGCTTCACCTATAAGGTGTTCACCCTCGATCTGCGTTACTCGGACACCGATCTGTCCAAGGGTAATTGCAATGCCTTCACCAGCGACTTCACTGCCTCCGGCAACACGGCCTGGACCCCGATCAACCAGACCGGCGTTGGTTCGAACTGGTGCGGTTCGACCTTCATCGCCAAGCTCTCGGCTGACGTGACGCTGGGCGCTCTCAAGTAA